The following proteins come from a genomic window of Streptomyces sp. GS7:
- the uppS gene encoding polyprenyl diphosphate synthase — translation MNTGCTVRREQSYRAEAPSPDTAVISPCSVADNPLAAPPPTRSTPPVPDHIAIVMDGNGRWATRRGLTRTQGHAAGAKALIQVVEGAVEIGIRHLTVFAFSTENWCRPAVEVGFLMTLMRSTLRKHLQRLHAHAVRVRHVGRRTGLPPDLISEIKAAEQLTADNDRLTLTICLDYGGRTELVDAARSIAEAAAIGTLDPATLDAQMFARHLYSPELPDVDLFIRTSGEQRISNFLLWQCAYAELVFVDTPWPDFDRHHLRQAVEIYATRNRTFGAVEDPGRSTEPSVPRRQPCTSTNEP, via the coding sequence ATGAATACGGGGTGCACTGTGCGACGGGAACAGTCATATCGAGCCGAGGCACCGTCACCGGACACCGCGGTGATCAGTCCGTGCTCTGTAGCGGACAATCCCCTGGCAGCTCCGCCTCCCACCCGCTCGACGCCGCCCGTTCCCGACCACATCGCCATCGTCATGGACGGAAACGGCCGTTGGGCCACCCGCCGGGGGCTTACGCGCACCCAAGGCCACGCAGCCGGCGCAAAGGCGCTGATACAGGTGGTCGAAGGCGCCGTCGAGATCGGTATCCGCCATCTGACGGTATTCGCGTTCTCCACCGAGAACTGGTGCCGTCCCGCAGTCGAAGTCGGTTTCCTGATGACGCTGATGCGGAGCACCCTGCGCAAGCATCTTCAGCGGCTGCACGCCCATGCCGTGCGCGTCAGGCACGTGGGACGACGCACCGGTCTGCCTCCCGATCTCATCAGCGAGATCAAGGCAGCCGAGCAGCTGACCGCCGACAACGACCGGCTCACCCTGACCATTTGCCTCGACTACGGAGGCCGGACAGAACTGGTCGACGCGGCCCGCAGCATCGCCGAGGCCGCCGCCATCGGCACGCTGGACCCGGCGACCCTCGACGCCCAGATGTTCGCCCGCCACCTCTACTCCCCCGAACTGCCGGACGTCGACCTGTTCATCCGCACCTCCGGTGAGCAACGCATCAGCAACTTCCTGCTCTGGCAGTGCGCTTACGCCGAACTCGTCTTCGTCGACACACCGTGGCCCGACTTCGACCGCCATCACCTACGGCAGGCGGTGGAAATCTACGCGACCCGCAACCGCACCTTCGGAGCCGTCGAGGACCCGGGCCGCAGCACCGAGCCATCC